In one window of Deinococcus sp. KSM4-11 DNA:
- a CDS encoding diguanylate cyclase produces MTAPERRRASAPPIPRPGVASDAALDDLRRRLYIGISVLGIGIQAAMWILNLHRDAPDPVTTYTNPLFTVLSSWVIWWMARRRPVEIVNWVGLSACGLVIILRAVITPLMGGADLTTSLQDLYWLLVIVSIIAFLTVDYRRAMLVTAGFYVSGTLLPWGVLLLDGATLSAPARLAQGQLLCGIVLITLCSLAWYREHFQRGREELQLTQRLASTDALTGLHNRHALYPLIEAVLHADHGEASGTEGRSGNLRGSLLLIDIDHFKRINDRLGHNVGDDVLRLVAVTLKHHLRGDDIVGRWGGEEYLVALPGVTYQDALVVAERLRHGVQRSGYPAGVDVTISVGLTELRGGDTLRGSVARADTALYEAKRQGRNRVQHVQDTPPVPAQGWPTTASGD; encoded by the coding sequence ATGACAGCACCCGAGCGACGACGGGCCAGCGCGCCCCCCATTCCCCGCCCAGGGGTGGCCAGCGACGCCGCGCTCGATGACCTGCGCCGCCGCCTGTACATCGGGATCAGCGTCTTGGGCATCGGGATCCAGGCGGCCATGTGGATCCTGAACCTGCATCGCGACGCGCCGGATCCAGTCACCACCTACACGAACCCGCTGTTCACGGTGCTGTCGTCCTGGGTGATCTGGTGGATGGCCCGCCGCCGGCCGGTCGAGATCGTGAACTGGGTGGGCCTCTCGGCCTGCGGGCTGGTGATCATCCTGCGCGCCGTGATCACGCCCCTGATGGGCGGCGCCGACCTGACCACTTCGTTGCAGGATCTGTACTGGCTGTTGGTCATCGTGTCGATCATCGCCTTCCTGACCGTCGACTACCGCCGCGCCATGCTCGTGACGGCGGGCTTCTACGTGTCGGGCACGCTGTTGCCCTGGGGCGTGCTGCTGCTGGACGGCGCGACACTCTCTGCTCCTGCTCGGCTGGCGCAGGGGCAACTGCTGTGCGGCATCGTCCTGATCACGCTGTGCAGCCTGGCGTGGTACCGCGAGCACTTCCAGCGCGGCCGGGAGGAACTGCAGCTCACGCAGCGGCTGGCCTCGACGGACGCCCTGACCGGCCTGCACAACCGTCATGCCCTGTACCCCCTGATCGAGGCCGTCCTGCACGCTGACCATGGCGAGGCCAGCGGAACGGAGGGCCGGTCAGGGAACCTGCGAGGCAGCCTGCTCTTGATCGACATCGATCACTTCAAGCGCATCAACGACCGCCTGGGCCACAACGTGGGCGACGACGTCCTGCGGCTGGTGGCCGTCACCCTGAAGCACCACCTGCGCGGCGACGACATCGTGGGCCGCTGGGGAGGCGAGGAATACCTGGTGGCGCTGCCCGGCGTGACCTACCAGGACGCGCTGGTCGTTGCGGAACGCCTGCGCCACGGCGTTCAGCGCTCCGGGTACCCGGCCGGTGTGGACGTGACCATCAGTGTGGGCCTGACCGAACTGCGCGGCGGCGACACCCTGAGGGGCAGCGTGGCCCGCGCCGACACGGCCCTGTATGAGGCCAAGCGCCAGGGCCGCAACCGCGTGCAGCACGTCCAGGACACGCCCCCCGTCCCGGCCCAGGGCTGGCCGACGACCGCCTCGGGCGATTGA
- a CDS encoding M20 family metallopeptidase has product MTATQDRISSLREQLVAWRRHLHMNPEVGFHEHQTAAFIEAELKKMPGLTVTRPTATSVLATLKGGKPGRTVLLRADIDALPIHEENTFEFASKNEGVMHACGHDGHTAILLGTAKLLSEHPQDVPGEVRMIFQHAEEIGPGGAEELVMETDLMDGVDVVTGLHLNSQLPAGMVAVKPGAFMAAPDMLELTIKGRGGHGAHPEEAVDPIAVGAQVVTNLQHVVSRHVGAQDALVISITYFRSGTTHNVIPDTAQLMGTVRTFDPALREQAPKLIERVVKGVCEAHGATYDLRYEFGYRPLINTDWVAAQLKDIALETVGAEHFQDAKPTMGGEDFSAYLEKAPGAYFNVGSGSDDADSRWPHHHPRFTLDETSLETGVRMLHAAALKLTGPQGT; this is encoded by the coding sequence ATGACGGCAACCCAGGACAGGATCAGCAGCCTGCGCGAGCAGCTGGTGGCATGGCGACGGCACCTGCACATGAACCCCGAGGTGGGCTTCCACGAGCACCAGACGGCCGCGTTCATTGAAGCCGAGCTGAAGAAGATGCCGGGCCTGACGGTCACCCGGCCGACTGCGACGAGCGTGCTGGCGACCTTAAAGGGCGGAAAGCCGGGCCGCACCGTGCTGCTGCGCGCGGACATCGACGCGTTGCCCATCCACGAGGAGAACACCTTCGAGTTCGCGTCGAAGAACGAGGGGGTCATGCATGCCTGCGGCCATGACGGGCATACTGCGATCCTGCTGGGCACTGCGAAACTGCTGTCCGAGCACCCCCAGGACGTTCCCGGTGAAGTCCGCATGATCTTCCAGCACGCCGAGGAGATCGGGCCGGGCGGCGCCGAGGAACTCGTCATGGAGACCGACCTGATGGACGGCGTGGACGTGGTCACGGGCCTGCACCTGAACAGCCAGCTGCCGGCCGGAATGGTGGCGGTCAAGCCCGGCGCGTTCATGGCGGCGCCGGACATGCTGGAACTGACCATCAAGGGGCGCGGCGGGCACGGCGCTCACCCGGAAGAGGCGGTCGACCCGATCGCGGTGGGCGCGCAGGTCGTCACGAACCTCCAGCATGTCGTGAGCCGGCATGTGGGCGCGCAGGACGCGCTGGTGATCAGCATCACGTACTTCCGCAGCGGCACCACGCACAACGTCATCCCCGACACCGCGCAGCTGATGGGCACCGTGCGCACCTTCGACCCGGCCCTGCGCGAGCAGGCCCCGAAGCTCATTGAGCGGGTGGTCAAGGGGGTCTGCGAGGCGCACGGCGCGACCTACGACCTGCGCTACGAGTTCGGGTACCGCCCGCTGATCAACACGGACTGGGTCGCGGCGCAGCTCAAGGACATCGCGCTGGAGACCGTGGGCGCGGAGCACTTCCAGGACGCGAAACCCACCATGGGCGGCGAGGACTTCAGCGCCTACCTGGAGAAGGCGCCGGGCGCGTACTTCAACGTGGGTTCCGGCAGCGACGACGCCGACAGCCGCTGGCCGCACCACCACCCGCGCTTCACGCTGGATGAAACCAGCCTGGAGACCGGCGTGCGGATGCTGCACGCGGCGGCTCTGAAGTTGACCGGCCCGCAGGGCACCTGA
- a CDS encoding Gfo/Idh/MocA family protein, producing the protein MPRKPPIKLPTPESRRVGFAIVGLGKLSVEQLIPAVRTSQEGYVAALVTSEPDKGVEFARALGLKDSDVYTYEGFEGLADRADVEAVYIVLPNSLHREFITRAAKMGKHVLSEKPLGMNAKDAQKIVQACHKAGVLLMTAYRCQYSPHHWAARDAVQGAQLGAVKLLDSIHVQVEDDPTVWRLQKELAGGGPLPDVGIYSVNTLRFVTGQEPEWVFATLHQPKKDKRFREVEESVSFMLGFPDGVTANVHTSYGAFKTDTLRVMGDRGNLLMDPAFTYEGLKLSIETKDGTMTPSFPAYDQFGLEFDHFAQRVRDGKQPWTPGEEAVQDHVIMDAIYESAHTGKVIQLKAVKKKDAFRGTRPTLPSAEG; encoded by the coding sequence ATGCCCCGCAAACCGCCGATCAAGCTGCCCACGCCCGAATCCCGCCGCGTCGGTTTTGCCATCGTCGGCCTGGGCAAACTGAGTGTGGAGCAGCTCATCCCAGCCGTGCGCACCAGCCAGGAAGGTTACGTGGCCGCGCTGGTTACCAGCGAGCCGGACAAGGGCGTGGAATTCGCCCGGGCGCTCGGCCTGAAGGACAGCGACGTGTACACCTACGAGGGCTTCGAGGGCCTCGCAGACCGCGCCGACGTGGAGGCCGTGTACATCGTGCTGCCGAACAGCCTGCACCGCGAGTTCATCACGCGCGCCGCGAAGATGGGCAAGCATGTCCTGAGCGAGAAACCGCTGGGCATGAACGCGAAGGACGCGCAGAAGATCGTCCAGGCCTGCCACAAGGCCGGCGTGCTCCTGATGACCGCGTACCGCTGCCAGTACAGCCCGCACCACTGGGCCGCCCGCGACGCCGTGCAGGGCGCGCAGCTCGGCGCGGTGAAGCTGCTGGACTCGATTCACGTGCAGGTCGAGGACGACCCCACCGTCTGGCGTCTCCAGAAGGAACTCGCCGGGGGCGGGCCGCTGCCGGACGTGGGCATCTACAGCGTGAACACGCTGCGCTTCGTGACCGGCCAGGAACCCGAGTGGGTGTTCGCCACGCTGCACCAGCCGAAAAAGGACAAACGCTTCCGGGAAGTCGAGGAGTCCGTGTCGTTCATGTTGGGCTTCCCGGATGGCGTGACGGCCAACGTGCACACCAGTTACGGCGCGTTCAAGACCGACACCCTGCGCGTCATGGGCGACCGGGGCAACCTGCTGATGGATCCGGCCTTCACGTACGAGGGCCTGAAGCTCTCCATCGAGACCAAAGACGGCACCATGACGCCCAGCTTTCCCGCGTACGACCAGTTCGGCCTGGAGTTCGACCATTTCGCCCAGCGTGTCCGGGATGGCAAACAGCCCTGGACGCCGGGCGAGGAGGCCGTGCAGGATCACGTGATCATGGACGCCATCTACGAGAGCGCCCACACCGGCAAGGTCATCCAGTTGAAGGCGGTGAAGAAGAAGGACGCCTTCCGGGGCACGCGACCCACGCTGCCCAGCGCCGAGGGCTGA
- a CDS encoding FAD-binding oxidoreductase: MDLRSGRAFWPLTNGLMHTYPPLHADERADVLVIGAGITGALLADALRAAGFDTVVLDRRDAATGSTSASTALLQYEIDTNLVDLIPMIGQSGAERAYQLCRDSIDAIRALTATLPDDCGFKERGSLYYASNRKDARVLERERAARQAAGLKVDLLDHRDLKARYGISAPNALFSPDGAEVDPYRLAQHLLWRAQERGARVYDRTTVERLDEGRTDFTAHTDRGAKVHAKYVIVATGYEAETFLGRRLAQLKNSYALATEPVGREPWTGACLIWETARPYLYARTTADGRVVVGGEDDPFNSPAKRERSLPAKQRRLERKLERLLPDLELEVAFAWAGTFGETKDGLAYIGPKTTGSRLLFALGYGGNGITYSVQAARMLTAYVQGRPDPDMEIFSLNR; encoded by the coding sequence ATGGATTTACGCTCGGGACGGGCTTTCTGGCCCCTGACCAATGGTCTCATGCACACCTACCCGCCCCTGCACGCCGATGAGCGGGCGGACGTGCTGGTCATCGGGGCCGGCATCACCGGGGCGCTGCTGGCCGACGCGCTGAGAGCAGCCGGATTCGACACGGTCGTCCTCGACCGGCGGGACGCCGCCACCGGCAGCACCAGCGCGAGCACGGCCCTGTTGCAGTACGAGATCGACACGAACCTCGTCGACCTGATTCCCATGATCGGGCAGTCGGGCGCCGAGCGCGCGTACCAGTTGTGCCGCGACTCCATCGACGCCATCCGCGCCCTGACGGCCACCCTGCCGGACGACTGCGGCTTCAAGGAGCGCGGCAGCCTGTACTACGCCAGCAACCGCAAGGACGCCCGCGTGCTGGAGCGCGAGCGTGCAGCGCGCCAGGCCGCTGGTCTGAAGGTCGACCTGCTCGACCACCGGGATCTCAAGGCCCGCTACGGCATCAGCGCGCCGAACGCCCTGTTCAGCCCGGACGGCGCCGAGGTCGATCCGTACCGCCTCGCACAGCACCTGCTGTGGCGGGCGCAGGAACGCGGGGCGCGCGTGTACGACCGCACCACCGTGGAGCGGCTCGACGAGGGCCGCACCGACTTCACGGCACACACGGATCGCGGAGCGAAGGTTCACGCGAAGTACGTGATCGTCGCCACCGGCTACGAGGCCGAAACCTTCCTCGGCCGGCGGCTCGCGCAGCTGAAGAACTCGTACGCCCTGGCGACCGAGCCGGTGGGCCGCGAGCCCTGGACTGGGGCGTGCCTGATCTGGGAGACGGCCCGCCCGTACCTGTACGCCCGCACCACCGCCGACGGCCGCGTGGTGGTGGGCGGCGAGGACGATCCTTTCAACAGTCCTGCCAAGCGAGAGCGTTCCCTGCCCGCCAAGCAGCGCCGCCTGGAGAGAAAACTGGAACGGCTGCTGCCGGATCTGGAGCTGGAGGTCGCCTTCGCATGGGCCGGAACCTTCGGTGAAACGAAGGACGGTCTGGCGTACATCGGGCCGAAGACCACGGGCTCGCGCCTGCTGTTCGCGCTCGGCTACGGCGGGAACGGCATCACGTACTCCGTCCAGGCGGCGCGGATGCTCACCGCATATGTGCAGGGGCGGCCCGATCCGGACATGGAGATCTTTAGCCTGAACCGCTGA
- the sugE gene encoding quaternary ammonium compound efflux SMR transporter SugE — translation MAWIILVVAGLLEVGWAIGLKYTAGFTRPLPTLLTGLSMLGSVALLGLAVKTLPIGTAYGVWVGIGAVGAALLGIVLFQEAVTPARLAFLTLMVVAIIGLKVTSGH, via the coding sequence ATGGCATGGATCATCCTGGTTGTCGCGGGCCTGCTGGAAGTCGGCTGGGCCATTGGCCTGAAGTACACGGCGGGATTCACCCGTCCGCTGCCCACGCTCCTGACTGGTCTGAGCATGCTGGGCAGTGTCGCGCTGCTGGGACTGGCCGTGAAGACCCTGCCCATCGGCACGGCGTACGGCGTGTGGGTGGGGATCGGTGCGGTCGGAGCCGCCCTTCTGGGCATCGTGCTCTTTCAGGAGGCCGTGACTCCGGCCCGGCTGGCCTTCCTGACCCTTATGGTCGTGGCGATCATCGGCCTGAAGGTCACCAGCGGGCACTGA